The Mesorhizobium koreense genome includes a window with the following:
- the yajC gene encoding preprotein translocase subunit YajC, translating to MFVTPAYAQTATGGTPDMLISVLPFILIFVIMYFLIIRPQRQQLKKRNEMLSALRRGDTVVTGGGLVGKVTKVTDDNEVEIDLGGGTKVTAVRSTIAEVRVRGEPVANQNAKK from the coding sequence ATGTTCGTGACACCCGCATACGCACAGACGGCCACGGGCGGCACCCCGGACATGCTGATCAGCGTCCTGCCTTTCATCCTGATCTTCGTGATCATGTATTTCCTGATCATTCGCCCGCAGCGCCAGCAGTTGAAGAAGCGCAACGAGATGCTTTCGGCGCTGAGGCGCGGCGATACGGTGGTCACCGGCGGCGGCCTCGTCGGCAAGGTGACGAAGGTGACCGACGACAACGAGGTCGAAATCGATCTCGGCGGCGGCACCAAGGTCACCGCGGTGCGTTCGACTATTGCGGAAGTGCGCGTGCGCGGTGAGCCGGTGGCCAATCAGAACGCCAAGAAATAA